A DNA window from Bacteroides cellulosilyticus contains the following coding sequences:
- a CDS encoding glycosyltransferase, giving the protein MIRSLKNYFERKNEFYTESLESSYTNWNILERKDLYLKKISDLQREQSSQLLAERTIFHAYWHGTFGIKQAFSIKSLLCTQNMESIEIWLWLDSENGYTQIESNSYLQELKGHIKILSWNVEDEISDTPFSKIKTYINAPKNLAAKGDDFRIISLYKYGGLYFDLDVMFLKDFTPLLKGHEFVYAWEYQSYANSAILYLRKNSYITNYLAKKLQKRKAAMPWVLFNYKDKKLENLRNYPCAFFDPLWGGYCEGMPFREFSDFFREFDKDYAKDPNINSYKDFFPGAFAYHWHNKWDAKEVENSYFGLFNHEFNNIFTLLH; this is encoded by the coding sequence ATGATTCGAAGCTTAAAAAACTATTTCGAAAGAAAAAATGAATTCTATACTGAAAGTCTGGAGTCCAGTTATACAAATTGGAACATTTTAGAACGTAAAGATTTATATCTCAAAAAAATATCAGATCTTCAAAGAGAACAATCATCTCAGTTACTTGCTGAAAGAACTATTTTCCACGCTTACTGGCATGGAACCTTTGGTATCAAGCAAGCTTTCTCTATTAAAAGTCTGTTGTGTACACAAAATATGGAAAGTATAGAAATATGGCTATGGTTGGACTCAGAAAATGGATATACACAAATCGAGAGCAACTCATATCTACAAGAACTAAAAGGTCACATAAAAATATTGTCGTGGAACGTTGAAGACGAAATTAGTGATACTCCCTTTTCCAAAATTAAGACATATATTAATGCCCCCAAGAATCTTGCAGCCAAGGGGGACGATTTTCGAATTATCTCTCTTTACAAATATGGAGGTTTATATTTCGATCTTGATGTTATGTTTTTGAAAGACTTCACTCCCCTATTAAAAGGCCATGAGTTTGTCTATGCATGGGAATACCAATCATATGCCAACAGTGCCATTCTATATTTACGCAAGAATAGCTATATAACTAATTACTTAGCAAAGAAATTACAAAAAAGGAAAGCAGCAATGCCTTGGGTACTATTCAATTACAAAGATAAGAAATTAGAAAATCTAAGAAATTACCCTTGCGCTTTCTTTGATCCACTATGGGGAGGATATTGTGAGGGAATGCCTTTTAGAGAATTCTCTGACTTCTTTAGGGAATTCGACAAAGATTATGCCAAAGATCCCAATATCAATAGTTACAAAGATTTCTTTCCGGGGGCATTCGCATATCATTGGCACAATAAGTGGGATGCTAAAGAGGTTGAAAACTCATATTTTGGCCTATTCAATCATGAATTTAACAATATATTTACACTTCTACATTAA
- a CDS encoding glycosyltransferase, whose product MKLRIFRRNKKRHFLYSLFNRKWVYISYIPDVYYNKNNIKYMLSHQNKREALVVGNIFYSLGYNVKIALFNAPEECDTRKYDIIFGLEPNFITMSQRNPQALKIYYATGAYWKHQLTMVKNRTDLFNTKHGTHLPYSRLVDAHNSCEIADVIFQIGSSFTIQTYPSKLQSKINIINQSSNFVQECALKHKLQSVSMKDFMWFGSSGSILKGLDLVLEYFIENPQYNLHVVGPLDEEFIRFYQKQIEKCLNITFYNFLDTSSKEFMDLAYLCAFNIFPSGSEGCPGSVITLMQMGVIPITSQWGAIDQIEHYGYLLPELSVEAISKAIEWGVTLPQEEFHKIIEENISYSKNTWNLKRFENEFRSLLLTFIEKSNQKA is encoded by the coding sequence ATGAAACTCAGAATATTCAGAAGAAACAAGAAACGTCACTTTCTCTACTCCCTATTTAATAGAAAATGGGTATATATTTCATATATTCCCGATGTATATTACAATAAAAATAATATAAAATACATGCTATCTCACCAGAATAAAAGAGAAGCGCTAGTTGTTGGCAATATATTTTACAGTTTAGGATATAATGTTAAGATTGCACTTTTCAATGCCCCTGAAGAATGCGATACTCGAAAGTATGATATCATATTTGGTTTAGAACCAAACTTCATAACCATGAGCCAAAGAAATCCCCAAGCTCTTAAAATATACTATGCGACAGGAGCTTATTGGAAACATCAACTCACAATGGTAAAAAACAGGACAGACCTATTTAATACAAAACATGGAACACATTTACCATATTCGCGTTTAGTGGATGCGCATAACAGTTGCGAGATAGCTGACGTTATTTTTCAAATAGGAAGCTCATTTACTATCCAAACATATCCTTCCAAATTGCAGAGCAAAATTAATATAATTAATCAGTCTAGCAATTTTGTTCAAGAGTGTGCTCTAAAACATAAATTGCAAAGTGTCTCAATGAAGGATTTCATGTGGTTTGGCTCTAGTGGAAGTATTTTGAAAGGTTTAGATTTAGTTTTAGAGTATTTCATAGAGAACCCCCAATACAATTTGCATGTAGTCGGACCACTTGATGAGGAATTCATAAGGTTCTATCAAAAGCAAATAGAAAAATGCCTCAATATAACATTTTACAATTTTCTCGATACCAGCTCCAAAGAGTTCATGGACTTAGCCTATCTTTGTGCTTTCAATATCTTTCCATCTGGTAGTGAAGGCTGCCCTGGCTCCGTCATAACTTTAATGCAAATGGGTGTCATCCCTATCACCTCTCAATGGGGAGCAATAGACCAAATAGAACATTACGGATATCTGTTACCTGAGTTATCCGTTGAAGCTATAAGCAAGGCCATTGAATGGGGAGTTACACTTCCCCAGGAAGAGTTCCATAAAATTATAGAGGAAAACATATCATATTCAAAAAATACTTGGAATTTAAAACGATTTGAGAATGAATTCCGCTCTCTATTACTAACATTTATAGAAAAAAGTAATCAAAAAGCATGA